Proteins encoded within one genomic window of Ideonella dechloratans:
- a CDS encoding PAAR domain-containing protein, whose translation MSRPFIVVGDTTSHGGTVLEGAPSTTTGGKPIARVGDKVSCPKRGHGGTTVIATGDPSCLIDGKPAARHGDTTACGATLISSQAVSTD comes from the coding sequence ATGTCCAGACCATTCATCGTCGTGGGTGACACAACCAGCCACGGCGGGACGGTGCTCGAAGGAGCCCCGTCCACGACCACCGGGGGAAAGCCCATCGCGCGCGTGGGCGACAAGGTGAGCTGTCCCAAGCGGGGCCATGGCGGCACCACCGTGATTGCCACCGGCGATCCCAGCTGCCTGATCGACGGCAAGCCCGCCGCGCGCCATGGGGACACCACGGCCTGTGGGGCCACCCTGATCTCGAGTCAGGCGGTCAGTACGGACTGA
- the tagF gene encoding type VI secretion system-associated protein TagF, with protein MSVRAFPVTLAWFGKLPGHGDFLRSNQQGLLTQRLDQWLAQGLDLMATDSRWKQIYDQAKGTPFALFGVQGRAMLVGYLQPSTDLSGRRYPFVLTGAIDMDGAAGQWVLIPLLLERLWGDLEQLCRAAHDHAEPVRHLAEAAQREWQLVVDAAGQQAGWQDFLEDQTLGALEALLRRGGHPTMDLHRAMVALGLLLQPVPASGVSSLDRGLSLPLPDDPLYRAPVASFWLGLIAPFVSRGNFELSLHFGQDAGGGACLSVGFAGASASALQVMLDKLKAEELRVPLVAPDWVDGQLDEGFAMRKLSSYLRQPQLSLAQAVATFKECFLGE; from the coding sequence GTGAGCGTGCGTGCGTTTCCGGTCACCCTGGCCTGGTTCGGCAAGCTGCCCGGCCATGGCGACTTCCTGCGCAGCAACCAGCAGGGCTTGCTGACCCAGCGTCTGGACCAGTGGCTGGCCCAGGGGCTGGACCTGATGGCCACCGACAGCCGCTGGAAGCAGATCTACGACCAGGCCAAGGGCACGCCCTTTGCACTGTTCGGGGTGCAGGGCCGGGCCATGCTGGTGGGCTACCTGCAGCCCAGCACCGATCTGTCGGGCCGACGCTACCCCTTCGTGCTCACGGGCGCCATCGACATGGATGGCGCAGCGGGTCAGTGGGTGCTGATCCCGCTGCTGCTGGAGCGCCTGTGGGGCGATCTGGAGCAGTTGTGCCGGGCGGCGCATGACCATGCCGAGCCGGTGCGTCACCTGGCCGAGGCGGCCCAGCGCGAATGGCAGCTGGTGGTCGATGCCGCCGGACAGCAGGCCGGCTGGCAGGACTTCCTCGAAGACCAGACGCTGGGTGCGCTGGAGGCGCTGTTGCGCAGGGGGGGGCATCCCACCATGGACCTGCACCGCGCCATGGTGGCCCTGGGCCTGCTGCTGCAGCCGGTGCCCGCCAGCGGCGTGTCCAGCCTGGACCGGGGGCTGAGCCTGCCGCTGCCGGACGATCCGCTCTACCGCGCACCGGTGGCCAGCTTCTGGTTGGGGCTGATCGCGCCCTTCGTCTCCCGCGGGAATTTCGAGCTCTCGCTGCACTTCGGGCAGGACGCTGGCGGGGGCGCCTGTCTGTCGGTGGGTTTTGCCGGGGCCTCGGCATCGGCGCTGCAGGTCATGCTGGACAAGCTCAAGGCCGAGGAACTGCGGGTGCCACTGGTGGCGCCCGACTGGGTCGATGGCCAGCTGGATGAGGGCTTCGCCATGCGCAAGCTCTCCAGCTACCTGCGCCAGCCGCAGTTGTCGCTGGCGCAGGCCGTGGCGACCTTCAAGGAATGTTTTCTGGGGGAATGA
- the urtE gene encoding urea ABC transporter ATP-binding subunit UrtE produces MLKVEGLNQYYGGSHILRGLSFEARLGEVTVVLGRNGVGKTTLLKSLMGVVPIKTGAIHLDGQDITHDTPYERVRKGVGYVPQGREIFGRLTVEENLRMGLAYKPGGTPIPAELFELFPILKQFLHRRGGDLSGGQQQQLAIARALAAGPKLLILDEPTEGIQPSIIKDIGRVIRMLADRGDMAIVLVEQYYDFAAELADQYLVMERGEIVQRGRGADMEAEGARQRMSI; encoded by the coding sequence ATGCTGAAGGTCGAGGGACTGAACCAGTACTACGGCGGCAGCCACATCCTGCGCGGCCTGAGCTTCGAGGCCAGGCTGGGCGAGGTGACGGTGGTGCTGGGCCGCAACGGCGTGGGCAAGACCACGCTGCTCAAGAGCCTGATGGGGGTGGTGCCGATCAAGACCGGCGCCATCCACCTGGATGGCCAGGACATCACCCATGACACGCCCTACGAGCGGGTGCGCAAGGGCGTGGGCTACGTGCCGCAGGGGCGCGAGATCTTCGGCCGGCTCACGGTGGAGGAAAACCTGCGCATGGGCCTGGCCTACAAGCCGGGCGGCACGCCCATCCCGGCCGAGCTCTTCGAGCTGTTTCCCATCCTGAAGCAGTTCCTGCACCGCCGCGGGGGCGACCTCTCCGGTGGTCAGCAGCAGCAGCTGGCCATCGCCCGTGCCCTGGCGGCCGGGCCCAAGCTGCTGATCCTGGACGAGCCCACCGAGGGCATCCAGCCCAGCATCATCAAGGACATCGGCCGGGTCATCCGCATGCTGGCCGACCGTGGCGACATGGCCATCGTGCTGGTGGAGCAGTACTACGACTTCGCCGCCGAGCTGGCCGATCAGTACCTGGTGATGGAACGCGGCGAGATCGTCCAGCGCGGCCGCGGTGCCGACATGGAAGCCGAGGGCGCCCGGCAGCGGATGTCGATCTGA
- the urtD gene encoding urea ABC transporter ATP-binding protein UrtD, translated as MTPDLMEAGARRVAEHDTLMQTASSGDREASFGRVLNGAEPDFAHGVALYLDGITVSFDGFRALNKLSLAVNVGELRCIIGPNGAGKTTMMDVITGKTRPDLGTASFGSNIDLLRLRENEIAQIGIGRKFQKPTVFEELSVFENLELALKADRRARAGLFARLSGAQLDRIAETLQLIHLLPQAQRTAGLLSHGQKQWLEIGMLLMQDPKLLLLDEPVAGMTDEETERTAELFLSLEGKHSLVVVEHDMKFVDELTEGRKTVTVLHEGSVLAEGLLSEVQADEKVVEVYLGR; from the coding sequence ATGACCCCCGATCTGATGGAGGCCGGCGCCCGGCGCGTGGCCGAACACGACACCCTGATGCAGACGGCGTCCTCGGGCGACCGCGAGGCCAGTTTCGGCCGCGTGCTGAACGGGGCCGAGCCGGATTTCGCCCATGGCGTGGCGCTGTACCTGGACGGCATCACCGTGAGCTTCGATGGCTTCCGGGCACTCAACAAGCTCAGTCTGGCGGTCAACGTGGGCGAGCTGCGCTGCATCATCGGCCCCAATGGCGCGGGCAAGACGACCATGATGGACGTCATCACCGGAAAGACCCGGCCCGACCTGGGCACGGCGTCCTTCGGCTCCAACATCGACCTGCTGCGTCTGCGCGAGAACGAGATCGCCCAGATCGGCATCGGCCGCAAGTTCCAGAAGCCCACCGTGTTCGAGGAGCTCTCGGTCTTCGAGAACCTGGAGCTGGCGCTCAAGGCCGACCGCCGGGCCCGGGCCGGCCTGTTCGCCCGCCTGAGCGGCGCCCAGCTGGACCGCATTGCCGAGACCCTGCAGCTCATCCATCTGCTGCCGCAGGCCCAGCGCACCGCCGGTCTGCTCAGCCATGGCCAGAAGCAGTGGCTGGAGATCGGCATGCTGCTGATGCAGGACCCCAAGCTGCTGTTGCTGGACGAGCCGGTGGCCGGCATGACCGATGAGGAGACCGAGCGCACCGCCGAGCTCTTCCTCAGCCTGGAGGGCAAGCACTCGCTGGTGGTGGTCGAGCACGACATGAAGTTCGTCGACGAGCTGACCGAGGGACGCAAGACGGTCACCGTGCTGCACGAGGGCAGCGTGCTGGCCGAGGGCCTGCTGTCCGAGGTGCAGGCCGATGAGAAGGTCGTCGAGGTCTACCTGGGCCGCTGA
- the urtB gene encoding urea ABC transporter permease subunit UrtB produces the protein MRLCRTLLLAGLTALAAAAHALTPEQARAIASGETDDRITALDQAVARGDTGLPILVNALLDDAVKLTPKQVLIVQGESVLDAATGAPVTLPEDAEDVVNNNRMRGALQAAQAAAQLLSPDLAVRREAVAALGKQTLEMTQLPLIDKALSAEKDPELQEVLGRMKASILVAAPDKAQRLEAVRLLGASGRTQVKSLLQERLAPGAETDPEVRGALLASLDKVSARLAWGERLGVLFTGLSLGSILLLVALGLAITYGLMGVINMAHGELMMIGAYATYVVQNLFKAYAPGAVDYYLWLAVPAAFLAAAAVGAVLERLVIRWLYGRPLETLLATWGISLVLMQGVRSLFGAQNVPVENPAWLSGGIDVMSNLTLPYNRIAIIAFAFLVLGGVALLIAKTRLGLFVRGVTQNRRMAACMGVNTARIDTYAFSLGAGIAGLAGCALSQVGNVGPDLGQGYIVDSFMVVVLGGVGQLAGTVYAALGLGVLNKFLEGWAGAVLAKIMVLVVIVVFIQKRPQGLFAMKGRSAEA, from the coding sequence ATGCGCTTGTGCAGAACGCTGCTGCTGGCGGGCCTGACCGCCCTGGCCGCCGCGGCCCACGCCCTCACGCCCGAGCAGGCGCGGGCCATCGCCAGCGGCGAGACCGACGACCGCATCACCGCCCTGGACCAGGCCGTGGCCCGCGGTGACACCGGCCTGCCGATCCTGGTCAATGCCCTGCTGGACGATGCCGTCAAGCTCACCCCCAAGCAGGTGCTGATCGTCCAGGGCGAATCGGTGCTGGACGCCGCCACCGGCGCACCCGTGACCTTGCCGGAAGACGCCGAGGACGTGGTCAACAACAACCGCATGCGCGGTGCGCTGCAGGCGGCCCAGGCCGCAGCCCAACTGCTCTCGCCCGATCTGGCGGTGCGCCGGGAGGCTGTCGCGGCCCTGGGCAAGCAGACGCTGGAGATGACCCAGCTGCCCCTGATCGACAAGGCGTTGTCGGCCGAGAAGGACCCCGAGCTGCAGGAGGTGCTGGGCCGCATGAAGGCGTCCATCCTGGTGGCCGCACCGGACAAGGCCCAGCGGCTGGAGGCCGTGCGCTTGCTGGGGGCCAGCGGGCGTACCCAGGTCAAGAGCCTCCTGCAGGAACGCCTGGCGCCCGGCGCCGAGACCGATCCCGAGGTGCGCGGCGCGCTGCTGGCCTCGCTGGACAAGGTGTCGGCCCGGCTCGCCTGGGGCGAGCGCCTGGGCGTGCTGTTCACCGGCCTGAGCCTGGGCAGCATCCTGCTGCTGGTGGCCCTGGGCCTGGCCATCACCTACGGCCTGATGGGCGTGATCAACATGGCCCACGGCGAACTGATGATGATCGGCGCCTACGCCACCTATGTGGTGCAGAACCTCTTCAAGGCCTACGCGCCGGGTGCGGTGGACTACTACCTCTGGCTGGCGGTGCCGGCCGCCTTCCTGGCCGCGGCCGCCGTGGGCGCGGTGCTGGAGCGCCTGGTCATCCGCTGGCTCTATGGCCGCCCGCTGGAGACGCTGCTGGCCACCTGGGGCATCTCGCTGGTGCTGATGCAGGGCGTGCGCAGCCTCTTCGGGGCGCAGAACGTGCCGGTGGAGAACCCGGCCTGGCTGTCCGGCGGCATCGACGTCATGAGCAACCTGACGCTGCCCTACAACCGCATCGCCATCATCGCCTTCGCCTTCCTGGTGCTGGGTGGCGTGGCGCTGCTGATCGCCAAGACCCGGCTGGGCCTGTTCGTGCGTGGCGTGACGCAGAACCGCCGCATGGCGGCCTGCATGGGCGTCAACACGGCCCGCATCGACACCTATGCCTTCAGCCTGGGTGCAGGCATTGCCGGCCTGGCCGGCTGCGCGCTCAGCCAGGTCGGCAATGTCGGCCCCGATCTGGGCCAGGGCTACATCGTGGACTCGTTCATGGTGGTGGTGCTGGGCGGGGTCGGGCAGCTGGCCGGCACCGTCTACGCCGCCCTGGGCCTGGGTGTGCTGAACAAGTTCCTGGAGGGCTGGGCCGGTGCCGTGCTCGCCAAGATCATGGTGCTGGTCGTCATCGTCGTCTTCATCCAGAAGCGGCCCCAGGGGCTGTTCGCGATGAAGGGCCGCAGTGCAGAGGCTTGA
- the tssM gene encoding type VI secretion system membrane subunit TssM, translating into MNRFLQLLLDPRVLGVLGLAALAAFLFLGADALQWGLTLAAIVFGLVLLTVVLVWTVRRWRARRAARRMEQELESTLGEADRAGRGGKEGTETAVIRERLVEALKTIKTSKLGQTTGQAALYELPWYMVIGNPAAGKSTAIVQSGLHFPFARGTDNILRGIGGTRNCDWFFTSEGILIDTAGRYAVHEEDRGEWLSFLGMLKRNRPKAPINGILIAASLAELIEAKPDAVIRLAKSLRQRVQELTESLEVFAPVYVVFTKADLIPGFVDFFEDQDAKERERVWGATLAYRPDAPVDAVEQFDAHFDELQDGLRELAMARMALNRGRPLSPAVLAFPLEFAAMQNVLRSFVATLFEDNPYQYRPVFRGFYFTSAVQQGVVGDRARNGVAQRFGLGAPSGPAPAPVQTENGFFLKDLFSKVLFADRQLVRQHASKAKVRLRIATFAGGVGVLALALAGWSWSYVGNRQLVQNVQADLDKAVKLQQGQTDLASRLQAMELLQNRVEQLDAWRDSHPWSVGLGLYQGQVLERKLRSEYFHGVRELMLKPVSQAIEGYLGEVNRHAAELKPIKAVEAGVQPVALSASAAQAAASAAGSGSAAVAAPSRYVQASTTDVEDAYKALKTYLMLAERQRMDAGHLTDQITRFWRSWLEDNRGNLPREQMMRSAERMVSFSMANLNDPAYPVLDNNFSLVDQTRENLRRVVQGAPALERVYAEVKARASTRFPPMTVARIVGDTGKDTVLGSQVVSGTFTREAWQGYVNEAFQQAAEHELQSVDWVLKTDTRDDLSLQGSPEDIRRKLTERYKNEYVVEWQRFIQGITVADFNSFDAAVNHMNRLGDKADSPIRKLLTVLYDQTSWDNPSILNERLAKTRQGFVEWFKQSVLRMAPSRVEFKVDVAGGEQGIPMGPVGREFAVLARWMDARDGGAAPIDGYLQSLSKLRTRFNQMKSQGDPGPASRELMAATLSGSGSELADALKYVDEQMFTGATDSAKATLKPMLVRPLMQSFAVLVPPAETELNRLWTAQVLQPFQQNLAGKYPFDTSSRIEASATEVARVFGPSGAVAKFASESLGPLVNRRGDAITARQWAEQGLRLRPEFVDGFPAWVAALDGAEGGAAAATAGATAGSAQSAFQLMPMGAPGFLEYTVEIDGQTLRYRNGTAQWASFVWPNPGGTPGVRISGVTLDNRTVEVFSAPGAYGFERLIAAAQVNKLPDGVRELRWGEGRNAITLHYRAITMPGAAQATGSSGAARGKGLRGLSLPALVAGTAPAEATVAKAGVAP; encoded by the coding sequence ATGAATCGATTTCTTCAACTGCTGCTGGACCCGCGGGTCCTGGGGGTGCTCGGGCTGGCGGCTCTGGCGGCCTTCCTGTTCCTCGGGGCGGATGCGCTCCAGTGGGGGCTGACGCTGGCGGCCATCGTGTTCGGGCTGGTGCTGCTGACGGTGGTGCTCGTCTGGACCGTGCGCCGTTGGCGCGCACGACGTGCGGCCCGGCGCATGGAGCAGGAGCTCGAAAGCACGCTGGGCGAAGCGGACCGCGCGGGGCGCGGTGGCAAGGAGGGCACGGAGACCGCGGTCATCCGCGAACGTCTGGTGGAGGCCCTCAAGACCATCAAGACCTCCAAGCTGGGGCAGACCACCGGGCAGGCCGCACTCTATGAGCTGCCCTGGTACATGGTCATCGGCAACCCGGCGGCCGGCAAGAGCACGGCCATCGTCCAGTCGGGCCTGCACTTTCCCTTCGCCCGCGGCACCGACAACATCCTGCGCGGCATCGGTGGCACACGCAACTGCGACTGGTTCTTCACCAGCGAAGGCATCCTGATCGACACGGCCGGCCGCTATGCGGTGCACGAGGAGGACCGTGGCGAGTGGCTCAGCTTTCTGGGCATGCTCAAGCGCAACCGGCCCAAGGCCCCGATCAACGGCATCCTGATCGCGGCCAGCCTGGCCGAGCTGATCGAGGCCAAGCCCGATGCGGTGATCCGCCTGGCCAAGAGCCTGCGCCAGCGCGTGCAGGAGCTCACGGAGAGCCTGGAGGTGTTCGCGCCGGTCTATGTGGTGTTCACCAAGGCCGACCTGATTCCCGGCTTCGTGGACTTCTTCGAGGACCAGGATGCGAAGGAGCGCGAGCGGGTCTGGGGGGCCACGCTGGCCTACCGGCCGGACGCACCGGTGGATGCGGTCGAGCAGTTCGATGCCCACTTCGACGAGCTGCAGGATGGGTTGCGCGAACTGGCCATGGCCCGCATGGCCCTGAACCGGGGCCGGCCGCTGTCGCCGGCCGTGCTCGCCTTCCCGCTCGAGTTCGCGGCCATGCAGAACGTGCTGCGCAGCTTCGTGGCCACCCTGTTCGAGGACAACCCCTACCAGTACCGGCCGGTGTTCCGTGGCTTCTACTTCACCAGCGCGGTGCAGCAGGGCGTGGTGGGCGACCGCGCCCGCAATGGCGTGGCCCAGCGCTTCGGCCTCGGGGCGCCGTCCGGCCCGGCGCCTGCGCCGGTGCAGACGGAGAACGGCTTCTTCCTCAAGGACCTCTTCTCCAAGGTGCTGTTCGCCGACCGGCAGCTGGTGCGGCAGCATGCCAGCAAGGCCAAGGTCCGCCTGCGCATCGCCACTTTCGCCGGGGGCGTGGGGGTGCTGGCGCTGGCTCTGGCGGGCTGGAGCTGGTCCTATGTGGGCAACCGCCAGCTGGTGCAGAACGTCCAGGCCGACCTGGACAAGGCGGTCAAGCTGCAGCAGGGGCAGACCGATCTGGCGTCCCGTCTGCAGGCCATGGAGCTGCTGCAGAACCGGGTCGAGCAGCTCGATGCCTGGCGCGATAGCCATCCCTGGTCGGTGGGCCTGGGCCTCTACCAGGGCCAGGTCCTGGAGCGCAAGCTGCGCAGCGAATACTTCCACGGGGTGCGCGAGCTGATGCTCAAGCCGGTGTCCCAGGCCATTGAAGGCTATCTCGGCGAGGTGAACCGCCACGCGGCCGAGCTCAAGCCGATCAAGGCGGTGGAGGCTGGCGTCCAGCCGGTGGCGCTGTCGGCGTCGGCGGCCCAGGCCGCGGCCAGCGCCGCGGGCAGCGGTTCCGCCGCGGTGGCCGCGCCCTCACGCTATGTGCAGGCTTCCACCACGGATGTGGAAGATGCCTACAAAGCCTTGAAGACCTACCTCATGCTGGCCGAGCGCCAGCGCATGGACGCCGGCCACCTGACCGACCAGATCACCCGCTTCTGGCGCAGCTGGCTGGAGGACAACCGCGGCAACCTGCCGCGCGAACAGATGATGCGCAGCGCGGAGCGCATGGTCAGTTTCTCGATGGCCAACCTGAACGACCCGGCCTACCCGGTGCTGGACAACAACTTCAGCCTGGTGGACCAGACCCGCGAGAACCTGCGCCGCGTGGTGCAGGGGGCGCCCGCGCTGGAGCGCGTCTACGCCGAGGTCAAGGCACGTGCCTCCACCCGCTTCCCGCCGATGACGGTGGCCCGCATCGTGGGCGACACCGGCAAGGACACCGTGCTGGGCAGCCAGGTGGTGTCGGGCACCTTCACCCGCGAGGCCTGGCAGGGCTATGTCAACGAGGCCTTCCAGCAGGCCGCCGAGCATGAGCTGCAGAGCGTGGACTGGGTGCTCAAGACCGACACCCGTGATGACCTGTCGCTGCAGGGCAGCCCGGAGGACATCCGTCGCAAGCTGACCGAGCGCTACAAGAACGAGTACGTGGTCGAGTGGCAGCGCTTCATCCAGGGCATCACGGTGGCCGACTTCAACAGCTTCGACGCGGCGGTCAACCACATGAACCGCCTGGGCGACAAGGCCGACTCGCCCATCCGCAAGCTGCTCACCGTGCTCTACGACCAGACCTCCTGGGACAACCCGTCCATCCTCAACGAGCGCCTGGCCAAGACGCGGCAGGGCTTTGTCGAGTGGTTCAAGCAGAGCGTGCTGCGCATGGCGCCCTCGCGCGTCGAGTTCAAGGTCGATGTGGCCGGTGGCGAGCAGGGCATCCCGATGGGGCCGGTGGGCCGCGAGTTCGCGGTGCTGGCGCGCTGGATGGACGCCCGTGACGGTGGGGCGGCGCCGATCGATGGCTATCTGCAATCGCTCAGCAAGCTACGCACGCGCTTCAATCAGATGAAGAGCCAGGGCGATCCGGGCCCGGCCTCGCGCGAGCTGATGGCCGCCACCCTGTCGGGCAGCGGCTCCGAGCTGGCCGATGCGCTGAAGTATGTCGACGAACAGATGTTCACCGGCGCCACCGACTCGGCCAAGGCCACGCTCAAGCCCATGCTGGTGCGGCCCCTGATGCAGTCCTTTGCCGTGCTGGTGCCCCCGGCCGAAACCGAGCTGAACCGCCTGTGGACCGCCCAGGTGCTGCAGCCCTTCCAGCAGAACCTGGCGGGCAAGTACCCCTTCGACACCAGTTCGCGCATCGAGGCCAGTGCCACCGAGGTGGCGCGGGTGTTCGGGCCCTCCGGCGCGGTGGCCAAGTTCGCCAGCGAGTCGCTGGGGCCCCTGGTGAACCGCCGGGGTGACGCCATCACCGCCCGCCAGTGGGCCGAGCAGGGCCTGCGTCTGCGTCCCGAGTTCGTGGACGGCTTCCCGGCCTGGGTGGCCGCGCTGGACGGGGCCGAAGGCGGCGCCGCGGCGGCCACGGCCGGTGCCACGGCCGGGTCGGCGCAGAGCGCCTTCCAGCTCATGCCCATGGGGGCGCCCGGCTTCCTGGAGTACACGGTGGAGATCGACGGCCAGACCCTGCGCTACCGCAACGGCACGGCGCAGTGGGCCAGCTTCGTCTGGCCCAACCCGGGCGGTACGCCCGGGGTTCGGATCTCCGGTGTCACGCTGGACAACCGGACCGTCGAGGTCTTCAGCGCGCCGGGCGCCTACGGCTTCGAGCGCCTGATCGCGGCGGCCCAGGTGAACAAGCTGCCCGATGGCGTGCGCGAACTGCGCTGGGGCGAGGGCCGCAACGCCATCACCCTCCATTACCGGGCCATCACCATGCCTGGCGCGGCACAGGCCACGGGCAGCAGCGGCGCCGCCCGCGGCAAGGGCCTGCGCGGGCTGAGCCTGCCTGCCCTGGTGGCCGGTACGGCACCGGCCGAGGCGACGGTGGCCAAGGCGGGGGTGGCTCCGTGA
- a CDS encoding M15 family metallopeptidase has product MLFLLASLFLLAVAVAALVFFPDLRQHLSQRLGASALQLQRQGTSTGEALRARTGAAGVLLGQEMGRWGGMAWRRRQLLALSLLALLLLPGAAVWWRLSHRVDSYDHTVAQDVDEHVAMLLQGEQLVPPPPLPPVLFSTPEVNEWHPLAQQASRQWELLDGDFRQRLLQVFRVMEARYGYTMVLVEGYRSPQRQAQLAALGPTVTLAVAGASYHQYGLAADCAFMRDGKVAISERDPWVARGYELYGEVAASLGMTWGGSWRRLRDLGHVELRRPGVLRAVGPGGGSAAEPS; this is encoded by the coding sequence ATGCTGTTCCTCCTCGCATCGCTGTTCCTGCTGGCTGTCGCCGTCGCGGCCCTGGTCTTCTTTCCTGACCTGCGCCAGCACCTGTCGCAGCGGCTGGGGGCCTCGGCGCTCCAACTGCAGCGCCAGGGGACTTCCACGGGCGAAGCCCTGCGGGCGCGAACCGGCGCCGCGGGCGTTCTGCTGGGCCAGGAGATGGGCCGCTGGGGCGGGATGGCCTGGCGCCGAAGACAGCTGCTCGCGCTGTCTCTTCTGGCCTTGCTGCTCTTGCCGGGCGCCGCCGTGTGGTGGCGGCTGTCGCATCGCGTCGACAGCTACGACCACACCGTCGCTCAGGATGTGGATGAGCATGTAGCAATGTTGTTACAGGGGGAACAGCTTGTGCCGCCGCCGCCGCTGCCGCCCGTCCTTTTTTCGACGCCGGAGGTCAACGAATGGCATCCGCTGGCTCAGCAGGCGAGCCGGCAATGGGAGCTGCTGGACGGCGACTTCCGACAGAGGTTGCTCCAGGTGTTTCGGGTGATGGAAGCGCGTTACGGATACACGATGGTGCTGGTGGAGGGATACCGCAGTCCACAGCGTCAAGCCCAGCTGGCGGCCCTGGGTCCGACCGTTACCTTGGCGGTGGCAGGTGCCAGCTACCATCAGTACGGGCTGGCTGCCGACTGCGCCTTCATGCGCGACGGCAAGGTGGCCATCTCGGAGCGCGACCCATGGGTGGCGCGCGGTTACGAGCTTTACGGTGAGGTTGCCGCCTCGTTGGGCATGACCTGGGGCGGCAGCTGGCGGCGTCTGCGCGATCTGGGACATGTCGAGTTGAGGCGTCCCGGCGTGCTGCGTGCTGTGGGCCCAGGGGGTGGCAGCGCCGCCGAGCCATCGTGA
- the urtC gene encoding urea ABC transporter permease subunit UrtC has translation MSSSPLSSLPTPRRGLLLGTAGWTAVAAATALVAVLVPVLNLLVPEGSPLHLSDYAVALVGKIMCYAICALAMDLIWGYTGILSLGHGVFFALGGYAMGMYLMRQIGRDGNYQSDLPDFMVFLDWKTLPWHWAVSDSFVAQLLLVLLVPGLLAFVFGFFAFRSRIKGVYFSIITQAMTFAAMLLFFRNETGFGGNNGFTDFKRILGIPIAQPSTRMVLFVLTGLTLIGFYLMARWIVNSKFGRVLQAIRDAESRVMFTGYNPLAYKLAIWTLSAVMCGVAGALYVPQVGIINPSEMSPAASIEIAIWAAVGGRASLIGPIVGAFFVNGAKSWFTQVFPEFWLYFLGALFIAVTLFLPNGIVGLAAKLTGRKKEERA, from the coding sequence ATGAGCTCCTCCCCCCTTTCCTCTCTTCCCACGCCGCGGCGTGGTCTGCTGCTGGGCACGGCCGGCTGGACGGCGGTGGCCGCAGCCACCGCGCTGGTGGCCGTGCTGGTGCCCGTGCTGAACCTGCTGGTACCCGAGGGCAGCCCGCTGCACCTGAGCGACTATGCCGTGGCCCTGGTCGGCAAGATCATGTGCTACGCCATCTGTGCCCTGGCCATGGACCTGATCTGGGGCTACACCGGCATCCTGTCGCTGGGCCATGGCGTGTTCTTCGCGCTGGGTGGCTACGCCATGGGCATGTACCTGATGCGCCAGATCGGCCGCGACGGCAACTACCAGAGCGATCTGCCGGACTTCATGGTCTTCCTCGACTGGAAGACGCTGCCCTGGCACTGGGCGGTGTCCGACAGCTTTGTCGCCCAGCTGCTGCTGGTGCTGCTGGTGCCCGGTCTGCTGGCCTTCGTCTTCGGCTTCTTCGCCTTCCGCAGCCGCATCAAGGGCGTGTACTTCAGCATCATCACGCAGGCCATGACCTTCGCGGCGATGCTGCTGTTCTTCCGCAACGAGACGGGCTTCGGCGGCAACAACGGCTTCACCGACTTCAAGCGCATCCTGGGCATTCCCATCGCCCAGCCTTCCACCCGCATGGTGCTGTTCGTGCTGACCGGCCTGACGCTGATCGGCTTCTACCTGATGGCCCGCTGGATCGTGAACAGCAAGTTCGGCCGCGTGCTGCAGGCCATCCGGGATGCCGAGAGCCGCGTCATGTTCACCGGCTACAACCCACTGGCCTACAAGCTGGCCATCTGGACCCTGTCGGCGGTGATGTGCGGCGTGGCCGGGGCGCTCTACGTGCCGCAGGTGGGCATCATCAACCCCAGCGAGATGAGCCCCGCGGCCTCGATCGAGATCGCCATCTGGGCGGCCGTGGGCGGACGGGCCAGCCTGATCGGCCCCATCGTCGGCGCCTTCTTCGTCAACGGCGCCAAGAGCTGGTTCACCCAGGTCTTCCCGGAGTTCTGGCTCTACTTCCTGGGGGCCCTGTTCATCGCCGTCACGCTGTTCCTGCCCAACGGCATCGTGGGCCTGGCCGCCAAGCTGACTGGCCGCAAGAAGGAGGAGCGCGCATGA